One Silene latifolia isolate original U9 population chromosome 4, ASM4854445v1, whole genome shotgun sequence DNA segment encodes these proteins:
- the LOC141651410 gene encoding putative mitochondrial protein AtMg00860, giving the protein MDLMNKVFSPYLDKFMVVFIDDILVYSKTKEEHLIIAFQTLREHEFYAKLSKYEFWLEKVAFLGHVISKEEVVVDPTKIEAVSKWVATKNVAEIRSFLSLAWYYRRFVNDFSKIARPLASLMRKGNCFKWGGSCETAFLTLKEHLTMAPVLALPEGSENFEVYTDASKNGLGCILMQNGRVIAYA; this is encoded by the coding sequence ATGGATCTCATGAATAAGGTGTTTAGCCCGTATTTAGATAAGTTCATGGTAGTGTTCATAGACGACAttttggtctactctaagaccaaGGAGGAGCACTTAATAATAGCGTTTcaaaccttgagggagcatgaatTTTATGCAAAACTTAGTAAGTacgagttttggttagagaaagtggctttctTAGGCCATGTCATATCAAAGGAGGAAGTTGTCGTAGACCCGACCAAGATTGAGGCCGTGTCTAAGTGGGTAGCAACCAAGAACGTAGCGGAGATCCGAAGCTTCTTAAGTCTAGCCTGGTATTACCGAAGGTTCGTGAATGACTTCTCCAAGATCGCTAGACCTTTGGCGTCGTTGATGAGAAAAGGAAACTGTTTCAAGTGGGGCGGAAGTTGTGAGACGGCCTTCTTGACCTTAAAGGAGCACTTGACCATGGCCCCGGTGTTAGCCTTGCCGGAGGGGAGTGAGAATTTCGAGGTGTacaccgacgcttcaaagaatggcTTGGGATGTATACTTATGCAAAATGGTAGAGTCATTGCCTATGCATAG